A window of the Cystobacter ferrugineus genome harbors these coding sequences:
- a CDS encoding SMP-30/gluconolactonase/LRE family protein, which translates to MSGASQVRCVLRARALNGESPVWDERSGRLFWVCLREPALHAFDPRTGEDTAWKMPAWIGCFGLTPTGAVVALRTGLFEFTLSDGSLRFLAPAPFDSRRFVFNDGGVDRQGRFWAGPMYEPLEPGDASDAPRALPFWRYDGAGKWHPGTAPVQTANSMTWSPDGRTMYHGDTSQKTIWASDYDTETGTPSNFRVFARITEGTGPDGATVDRDGFVWCAIHGAGKVVRFDPSGRVEREVRMPVQYPTMPTFGGERLRTVFVTSANHTLSEEERRQRPEEGNLFAFEAPVPGIPRADFRPPGT; encoded by the coding sequence ATGAGTGGAGCGAGTCAGGTGCGGTGCGTGCTTCGGGCCCGGGCCCTCAATGGGGAGAGCCCCGTCTGGGATGAGCGCTCGGGCCGCCTGTTCTGGGTGTGTCTGCGCGAGCCCGCGCTGCATGCCTTCGATCCGAGGACGGGCGAGGACACCGCCTGGAAGATGCCCGCGTGGATCGGCTGCTTCGGCCTGACACCCACGGGCGCCGTGGTGGCGCTGCGCACCGGCCTGTTCGAGTTCACCCTGAGCGACGGCTCGCTGCGCTTCCTCGCGCCCGCGCCCTTCGATTCCCGCCGCTTCGTCTTCAACGATGGAGGGGTGGATCGGCAGGGCCGCTTCTGGGCCGGGCCCATGTACGAGCCGCTCGAGCCCGGAGACGCGAGCGATGCGCCGCGCGCCCTTCCCTTCTGGCGCTACGACGGCGCGGGGAAGTGGCACCCGGGCACGGCGCCCGTGCAGACGGCGAACTCGATGACGTGGAGCCCGGACGGGCGGACGATGTACCACGGGGATACGTCCCAGAAGACCATCTGGGCCTCCGACTACGACACGGAGACGGGCACGCCGTCGAACTTCCGCGTCTTCGCGCGCATCACCGAGGGCACGGGTCCGGATGGCGCCACGGTGGACCGCGATGGCTTCGTGTGGTGCGCCATCCACGGTGCAGGGAAGGTGGTGCGCTTCGATCCCTCGGGCCGCGTGGAGCGCGAGGTGCGCATGCCGGTGCAGTACCCCACCATGCCCACCTTCGGGGGCGAGAGGCTGCGCACCGTCTTCGTCACTTCGGCCAACCACACACTGAGCGAGGAGGAGAGACGCCAGCGGCCCGAGGAGGGCAACCTGTTCGCCTTCGAGGCCCCCGTGC
- a CDS encoding response regulator transcription factor, whose protein sequence is MGERLLLIEDDPQLGAQISGCLERAGFEPTWWTVGRPLPPSEASTYRLVILDLMLPGTYGLDILRELREGSSDVPVLVLSARNDTADKVRALKLGADDYMTKPFWPEELVERVRARLRRPMLQRQSLVEAGSLQVDLDSREVRVLGKPVELTRVEFDLLAALARRRGASVTRQWLAEHVLDPEREGTERTLDVHVSRLRRKLGPGKHIETVWGIGYRLGEGEDP, encoded by the coding sequence ATGGGAGAACGACTCCTGCTCATCGAGGATGATCCCCAACTGGGCGCGCAGATCTCCGGCTGTCTGGAGCGCGCCGGCTTCGAGCCCACCTGGTGGACCGTGGGCCGGCCCCTGCCTCCCAGCGAGGCGTCCACCTACCGCCTCGTCATCCTGGACCTCATGCTGCCAGGCACCTACGGCCTGGACATCCTCCGGGAGCTGCGCGAGGGCTCCTCGGACGTCCCGGTGCTCGTGCTCAGCGCCCGCAACGACACCGCGGACAAGGTGCGCGCCTTGAAGCTCGGCGCCGACGACTACATGACCAAGCCCTTCTGGCCCGAGGAGCTCGTGGAGCGCGTGCGCGCCCGGCTGCGCCGGCCCATGCTCCAGCGCCAGAGCCTCGTGGAGGCCGGCTCCCTCCAGGTGGATCTCGACTCGCGCGAGGTCCGGGTCCTCGGCAAGCCCGTGGAGCTCACCCGCGTGGAGTTCGACCTGCTCGCCGCGCTGGCCCGGCGGCGCGGCGCCTCGGTGACGCGCCAGTGGCTCGCCGAGCACGTGTTGGATCCCGAGCGCGAGGGCACCGAGCGCACCCTGGACGTGCACGTGTCCCGGCTGCGGCGCAAGCTCGGCCCCGGCAAGCACATCGAGACGGTGTGGGGCATCGGCTACCGGCTCGGCGAGGGAGAAGACCCGTGA
- a CDS encoding sensor histidine kinase, producing MKLRMRLALTTVAVAIPVALCMGWIHLVIETRAVETALSEYALAYMTTEARKQCETAPETWSPEGSRARRPPRGPPPPERFDRPNGPPSGDGRGPPPRPREPRGNTRLFAYGPDLVARHPQAPPLEPSLASAMRQGLDVAGRALGWGGPNDARDVLVRMPWNSGPCAFVLVRMSGRPGPGPSWYSPIPPEFWLLPTVMSLVGVLFALGPVVRRLRQLTGEVKVFVRSTYQGPITVHGDDEISELALAFDEAGRAIHAQIDLKEKREQTLRSFLQNTTHDVMIPLTVLQGHLAEMQRRAAQGEPVEGEVIAAASQEAHYMAALLHNLGAAARLEAGEPGMQRARVDLNALVGRCIGRHRPIARQQGVQLEHAVPEPPVFVLGDDTLIEQAVSNVIYNAVRYNARGGHVAVVLEHEPGSTFRLRVLDDGPGIPEHELPHILERHVRGDAARTRGPGGHGLGLAIASRVTVLHGWSLKLGRSEYGGLQVDFVGEESAPGQKDA from the coding sequence GTGAAGCTGCGCATGCGGCTGGCCCTCACCACCGTGGCGGTGGCCATCCCCGTCGCGCTCTGCATGGGGTGGATCCACCTGGTCATCGAGACACGCGCCGTGGAGACCGCCCTGTCCGAGTACGCCCTCGCGTACATGACCACCGAGGCACGCAAGCAGTGCGAGACCGCCCCGGAGACCTGGAGCCCCGAGGGCTCGCGCGCCCGGCGTCCTCCCCGGGGCCCGCCGCCCCCCGAGCGCTTCGACCGCCCCAACGGCCCTCCGTCCGGAGACGGCCGCGGCCCTCCTCCCCGGCCCCGCGAGCCCCGAGGCAACACGCGACTGTTCGCGTATGGCCCGGACCTCGTGGCCCGCCATCCCCAGGCCCCTCCGTTGGAGCCCTCGCTCGCGAGCGCCATGCGGCAGGGACTGGACGTGGCCGGCCGCGCCCTTGGCTGGGGAGGACCCAATGACGCCCGGGATGTCCTCGTGCGCATGCCCTGGAACAGCGGGCCCTGCGCCTTCGTGCTCGTGCGGATGTCGGGACGGCCCGGACCGGGACCGTCCTGGTACTCGCCCATTCCGCCGGAGTTCTGGCTGCTGCCCACGGTGATGTCACTCGTGGGCGTGCTCTTCGCCCTGGGGCCGGTGGTGCGCCGCCTGCGCCAGCTCACCGGCGAGGTGAAGGTCTTCGTGCGCAGCACCTACCAGGGGCCCATCACCGTGCACGGAGACGATGAGATCTCCGAGCTGGCGCTCGCCTTCGACGAGGCCGGCCGCGCCATCCACGCGCAGATCGACTTGAAGGAGAAGCGCGAGCAGACGCTGCGCTCCTTCCTGCAGAACACCACCCATGACGTGATGATCCCCCTCACGGTGCTCCAGGGGCACCTGGCCGAGATGCAGCGGCGCGCGGCCCAGGGCGAGCCGGTGGAGGGCGAGGTCATCGCGGCGGCCAGCCAGGAGGCGCACTACATGGCGGCGCTGCTGCACAACCTGGGGGCCGCGGCCCGGCTGGAAGCGGGCGAGCCCGGGATGCAACGCGCGCGGGTGGACCTCAACGCCCTGGTGGGCCGGTGCATCGGCCGCCATCGCCCCATCGCGCGCCAGCAGGGCGTGCAGTTGGAGCACGCCGTGCCCGAGCCGCCCGTGTTCGTGCTCGGGGATGACACCCTCATCGAGCAGGCGGTGAGCAACGTCATCTACAACGCCGTGCGCTACAACGCGCGCGGGGGCCATGTGGCAGTGGTGCTCGAACACGAGCCCGGCTCCACCTTCCGCCTGCGCGTGCTGGACGACGGACCCGGCATCCCCGAGCACGAGCTGCCCCACATCCTCGAGCGCCACGTGCGCGGCGACGCGGCGCGCACCCGAGGGCCGGGAGGACACGGGCTGGGACTCGCCATCGCCTCGCGGGTGACGGTGCTGCACGGCTGGAGCCTGAAGCTGGGCCGCTCCGAGTACGGGGGACTCCAGGTGGACTTCGTCGGCGAGGAGTCGGCCCCCGGACAGAAGGACGCATGA